From Nerophis lumbriciformis linkage group LG09, RoL_Nlum_v2.1, whole genome shotgun sequence, one genomic window encodes:
- the LOC133607860 gene encoding uncharacterized protein isoform X6: protein MRHHGDRWKHASVLHLVPLTETCSMEPSDQMFLENLQRSGRRHDFFLRARPYRGELPTLAGFLLYPDTPAKMETTSREAFCSRTAPQRRHRTSCQLKHQNLPPDTRLCSHPATPPQTGRAAEPVQDPQAEKMLSQYQKDFPPLTSPRRRRTPALPQQDNIGINPSFR, encoded by the exons ATGCGTCACCATGGCGACCGATGGAAACACGCCTCAGTCCTGCACCTTGTTCCCCTCACAGAGACTTGTAGCATGGAACCCTCGGACCAAATGTTCTTGGAGAACCTTCAACGCTCAGGGCGCCGCCACGACTTCTTTCTACGCGCTCGTCCTTACAGGGGGGAGCTGCCCACCTTGGCAG GTTTTCTCCTTTACCCAGACACCCCGGCCAAGATGGAGACCACCTCACGTGAGGCCTTCTGCTCCAGGACCGCCCCACAGCGCCGTCATCGTACTTCCT GTCAGCTAAAGCACCAGAACTTACCGCCGGACACCAGGCTCTGTTCTCACCCGGCGACCCCACCACAGACAGGACGAGCAGCGGAACCGGTCCAGGATCCACAAGCGGAGAAGATGCTGTCTCAGTACCAGAAGGACTTCCCCCCTCTGACCTCGCCGCGCCGGAGGAGGACTCCCGCTCTCCCGCAGCAGGACAACATCGGCATCAACCCGTCTTTCAGGTGA
- the LOC133607860 gene encoding uncharacterized protein isoform X3, which translates to MRHHGDRWKHASVLHLVPLTETCSMEPSDQMFLENLQRSGRRHDFFLRARPYRGELPTLADTPAKMETTSREAFCSRTAPQRRHRTSCQLKHQNLPPDTRLCSHPATPPQTGRAAEPVQDPQAEKMLSQYQKDFPPLTSPRRRRTPALPQQDNIGINPSFRMEFRTVQRDTYPDWPVSGPETAGPRSPQSQ; encoded by the exons ATGCGTCACCATGGCGACCGATGGAAACACGCCTCAGTCCTGCACCTTGTTCCCCTCACAGAGACTTGTAGCATGGAACCCTCGGACCAAATGTTCTTGGAGAACCTTCAACGCTCAGGGCGCCGCCACGACTTCTTTCTACGCGCTCGTCCTTACAGGGGGGAGCTGCCCACCTTGGCAG ACACCCCGGCCAAGATGGAGACCACCTCACGTGAGGCCTTCTGCTCCAGGACCGCCCCACAGCGCCGTCATCGTACTTCCT GTCAGCTAAAGCACCAGAACTTACCGCCGGACACCAGGCTCTGTTCTCACCCGGCGACCCCACCACAGACAGGACGAGCAGCGGAACCGGTCCAGGATCCACAAGCGGAGAAGATGCTGTCTCAGTACCAGAAGGACTTCCCCCCTCTGACCTCGCCGCGCCGGAGGAGGACTCCCGCTCTCCCGCAGCAGGACAACATCGGCATCAACCCGTCTTTCAG GATGGAGTTCAGGACCGTCCAGAGGGACACGTACCCCGACTGGCCTGTCTCCGGTCCTGAGACGGCAGGGCCAAGATCTCCTCAAAGTCAATGA
- the LOC133607860 gene encoding uncharacterized protein isoform X4 — MEPSDQMFLENLQRSGRRHDFFLRARPYRGELPTLAGFLLYPDTPAKMETTSREAFCSRTAPQRRHRTSCQLKHQNLPPDTRLCSHPATPPQTGRAAEPVQDPQAEKMLSQYQKDFPPLTSPRRRRTPALPQQDNIGINPSFRMEFRTVQRDTYPDWPVSGPETAGPRSPQSQ, encoded by the exons ATGGAACCCTCGGACCAAATGTTCTTGGAGAACCTTCAACGCTCAGGGCGCCGCCACGACTTCTTTCTACGCGCTCGTCCTTACAGGGGGGAGCTGCCCACCTTGGCAG GTTTTCTCCTTTACCCAGACACCCCGGCCAAGATGGAGACCACCTCACGTGAGGCCTTCTGCTCCAGGACCGCCCCACAGCGCCGTCATCGTACTTCCT GTCAGCTAAAGCACCAGAACTTACCGCCGGACACCAGGCTCTGTTCTCACCCGGCGACCCCACCACAGACAGGACGAGCAGCGGAACCGGTCCAGGATCCACAAGCGGAGAAGATGCTGTCTCAGTACCAGAAGGACTTCCCCCCTCTGACCTCGCCGCGCCGGAGGAGGACTCCCGCTCTCCCGCAGCAGGACAACATCGGCATCAACCCGTCTTTCAG GATGGAGTTCAGGACCGTCCAGAGGGACACGTACCCCGACTGGCCTGTCTCCGGTCCTGAGACGGCAGGGCCAAGATCTCCTCAAAGTCAATGA
- the LOC133607860 gene encoding uncharacterized protein isoform X1: MRHHGDRWKHASVLHLVPLTETCSMEPSDQMFLENLQRSGRRHDFFLRARPYRGELPTLAGFLLYPDTPAKMETTSREAFCSRTAPQRRHRTSCQLKHQNLPPDTRLCSHPATPPQTGRAAEPVQDPQAEKMLSQYQKDFPPLTSPRRRRTPALPQQDNIGINPSFRMEFRTVQRDTYPDWPVSGPETAGPRSPQSQ, from the exons ATGCGTCACCATGGCGACCGATGGAAACACGCCTCAGTCCTGCACCTTGTTCCCCTCACAGAGACTTGTAGCATGGAACCCTCGGACCAAATGTTCTTGGAGAACCTTCAACGCTCAGGGCGCCGCCACGACTTCTTTCTACGCGCTCGTCCTTACAGGGGGGAGCTGCCCACCTTGGCAG GTTTTCTCCTTTACCCAGACACCCCGGCCAAGATGGAGACCACCTCACGTGAGGCCTTCTGCTCCAGGACCGCCCCACAGCGCCGTCATCGTACTTCCT GTCAGCTAAAGCACCAGAACTTACCGCCGGACACCAGGCTCTGTTCTCACCCGGCGACCCCACCACAGACAGGACGAGCAGCGGAACCGGTCCAGGATCCACAAGCGGAGAAGATGCTGTCTCAGTACCAGAAGGACTTCCCCCCTCTGACCTCGCCGCGCCGGAGGAGGACTCCCGCTCTCCCGCAGCAGGACAACATCGGCATCAACCCGTCTTTCAG GATGGAGTTCAGGACCGTCCAGAGGGACACGTACCCCGACTGGCCTGTCTCCGGTCCTGAGACGGCAGGGCCAAGATCTCCTCAAAGTCAATGA
- the LOC133607860 gene encoding uncharacterized protein isoform X5 has translation MEPSDQMFLENLQRSGRRHDFFLRARPYRGELPTLADTPAKMETTSREAFCSRTAPQRRHRTSCQLKHQNLPPDTRLCSHPATPPQTGRAAEPVQDPQAEKMLSQYQKDFPPLTSPRRRRTPALPQQDNIGINPSFRMEFRTVQRDTYPDWPVSGPETAGPRSPQSQ, from the exons ATGGAACCCTCGGACCAAATGTTCTTGGAGAACCTTCAACGCTCAGGGCGCCGCCACGACTTCTTTCTACGCGCTCGTCCTTACAGGGGGGAGCTGCCCACCTTGGCAG ACACCCCGGCCAAGATGGAGACCACCTCACGTGAGGCCTTCTGCTCCAGGACCGCCCCACAGCGCCGTCATCGTACTTCCT GTCAGCTAAAGCACCAGAACTTACCGCCGGACACCAGGCTCTGTTCTCACCCGGCGACCCCACCACAGACAGGACGAGCAGCGGAACCGGTCCAGGATCCACAAGCGGAGAAGATGCTGTCTCAGTACCAGAAGGACTTCCCCCCTCTGACCTCGCCGCGCCGGAGGAGGACTCCCGCTCTCCCGCAGCAGGACAACATCGGCATCAACCCGTCTTTCAG GATGGAGTTCAGGACCGTCCAGAGGGACACGTACCCCGACTGGCCTGTCTCCGGTCCTGAGACGGCAGGGCCAAGATCTCCTCAAAGTCAATGA
- the LOC133607860 gene encoding uncharacterized protein isoform X2: MRHHGDRWKHASVLHLVPLTETCSMEPSDQMFLENLQRSGRRHDFFLRARPYRGELPTLAGFLLYPDTPAKMETTSREAFCSRTAPQRRHRTSCRRKRVPVLLQIYTDHLVCALQTGRAAEPVQDPQAEKMLSQYQKDFPPLTSPRRRRTPALPQQDNIGINPSFRMEFRTVQRDTYPDWPVSGPETAGPRSPQSQ, from the exons ATGCGTCACCATGGCGACCGATGGAAACACGCCTCAGTCCTGCACCTTGTTCCCCTCACAGAGACTTGTAGCATGGAACCCTCGGACCAAATGTTCTTGGAGAACCTTCAACGCTCAGGGCGCCGCCACGACTTCTTTCTACGCGCTCGTCCTTACAGGGGGGAGCTGCCCACCTTGGCAG GTTTTCTCCTTTACCCAGACACCCCGGCCAAGATGGAGACCACCTCACGTGAGGCCTTCTGCTCCAGGACCGCCCCACAGCGCCGTCATCGTACTTCCTGTAGGCGGAAACGTGTCCCGGTACTTTTGCAAATATATACTGACCACCTCGTTTGCGCGCTTCAG ACAGGACGAGCAGCGGAACCGGTCCAGGATCCACAAGCGGAGAAGATGCTGTCTCAGTACCAGAAGGACTTCCCCCCTCTGACCTCGCCGCGCCGGAGGAGGACTCCCGCTCTCCCGCAGCAGGACAACATCGGCATCAACCCGTCTTTCAG GATGGAGTTCAGGACCGTCCAGAGGGACACGTACCCCGACTGGCCTGTCTCCGGTCCTGAGACGGCAGGGCCAAGATCTCCTCAAAGTCAATGA